Proteins from a genomic interval of Haliaeetus albicilla chromosome 13, bHalAlb1.1, whole genome shotgun sequence:
- the SLC30A6 gene encoding zinc transporter 6 isoform X1, with product MFWSTPSTRFLNTSRDGDSTTSLGSLFQCLTTLSGTIHLFRKSQRSLVGKLTHEFRLVAADRRSWKILLFGAINLICIGFLLMWCSSTNSIALTAYTYLTIFDLFSLVTCLISYWVMMKKPSPVYSFGFERFEVLAVFASTVLAQLGALFILKESAERFLEQPEIHTGRLLVGTFVALFFNLFTMLSIRNKPFAYVSEAASTSWLQEHVADLSRSICGIIPGLSSIFLPRMNPFVLIDIAGALALCITYMLIEINNYFAVDTASAIAIALMTFGTMYPMSVYSGKVLLQTTPPHVIGQLDKLLREVSTLDGVLEVRNEHFWTLGFGTLAGSVHVRIRRDANEQMVLAHVTNRLYTLVSTLTVQIFKDDWIRPTLSSVPIANNILNVSDHHVIPMPSLKAADNLHPVTSTPAKPSSPPPEFSFNTPGKNVSPVILLNTQTRPYGLGFNHGSTPYSTVLNQGFGIPGMGATQGFRTGFTNVPSRYGTNARGQPRP from the exons atgttctggagtaccccgtccactcgctttttgaatacctccagggatggtgactcaaccacttctctgggcagcctattccaatgtctgacaaccctctca gggacAATACACCTGTTCCGCAAATCACAGAGATCATTGGTTGGAAAGTTAACACATGAGTTTAGGCTGGTTGCAGCAGATAGGAGG TCCTGGAAGATCTTGCTGTTTGGTGCTATAAATTTAATATGTATTGGCTTCCTGCTAATGTGGTGCAGCTCTACAAACAGCATAG ctttaaCTGCTTACACGTATTTGACAATCTTTGACCTTTTcag tttggtaACATGTCTAATAAGCTACTGGGTAATGATGAAGAAACCTAGCCCAGTCTACTCATTTGG GTTTGAAAGGTTTGAAGTTCTAGCTGTATTTGCATCTACAGTTCTGGCACAGCTTGGTGCTCTTTTTATACTGAAAGAAAG TGCAGAGCGGTTTCTGGAACAACCTGAGATACACAc AGGGCGACTGCTGGTTGGTACTTTCGTGGCTCTCTTTTTCAACTTATTTACAATGCTTTCCATTAGGAATAAGCCTTTTGCTTATGTCTCTGAAG CTGCCAGCACAAGTTGGCTTCAGGAGCATGTTGCAGATCTTAGTAGAAG TATTTGTGGAATCATCCCAGGATTGAGTAGCATCTTTCTGCCACGAATGAACCCTTTTGTCTTGATTGATATTGCTGGAGCTCTAGCTCTTTGCATTACATATATGCTCATTGAAATCAA CAATTATTTTGCTGTAGACACAGCCTCTGCTATAGCAATTGCTTTGATGACATTTGGTACCATGTATCCCATGAGTGTTTACAGTGGGAAAGTACTACTCCAG aCAACCCCACCTCATGTGATTGGCCAGTTAGATAAACTTCTTAGAGAG GTTTCAACTTTGGATGGTGTCTTAGAAGTTCGAAATGAGCATTTCTGGACGTTAGGTTTTGGCACTTTG GCTGGATCAGTACATGTCCGAATTCGGAGAGATGCAAATGAACAAATGGTACTTGCCCATGTCACTAACAGATTATACACGTTGGTCTCTACCTTGACTGttcagattttcaaagatgACTGGATCAGACCTACCTTATCATCTGTGCCTATTGCAAACAATATTCTGAACGTTTCGGATCATCATGTTATTCCAATGCCATCTTTGAAAGCTGCTGATAATTTGCATCCTGTTACATCCACTCCAGCTAAGCCCAGCAGCCCACCgccagaattttcttttaatacaccAGGCAAAAACGTGAGTCCAGTCATCCTTTTAAACACTCAAACGAGGCCCTATGGATTGGGCTTTAATCATGGATCCACACCCTACAGCACTGTACTCAATCAAGGATTTGGAATACCGGGAATGGGAGCAACTCAAGGATTCAGAACTGGTTTTACAAATGTCCCAAGCAGATATGGAACAAACGCTCGTGGTCAACCCCGACCATAA
- the QPCT gene encoding glutaminyl-peptide cyclotransferase isoform X3, which produces MWDNDLRPILIERYSGSPGNYVVRQHIKHRLQRLQAGWEIEEDTFQRYTPYGYQTFSNIISTLDRSAKRHLVLACHYDSKFFGQQWQERVFVGATDSAVPCAMILELARALDNKLQLIKTGSTSRPDLSLQLIFFDGEEAFVRWSPSDSLYGSQHLAQKMVSTPHPPDSTTTNQLQGIDLLVLLDLIGAPNPVFPNYFPNTVRWFQRLQAIEQKLHNMNLLKNHLVERQYFQTTLHRGLVEDDHVPFLLRGVPVLHLIPSPFPAVWHTMEDTEENLDKTTIDNLSKILQVFVLEYLNL; this is translated from the exons ATGTGGGACAATGATTTGCGCCCTATCCTGATAGAAAGATACTCAGGATCACCAGGAAATTATGTTGTACGACAG caTATCAAGCACCGTCTTCAAAGATTACAGGCTGGTTGGGAAATTGAAGAAGATACCTTTCAGAGATACACACCATATGGAtatcaaacattttcaaatattatcAGTACTCTCGACCGCTCTGCAAAACGCCATCTAGTACTTGCTTGCCACTACGACTCAAAATTCTTTGGACAACAATGGCAGGAGAGAGTGTTTGTAGGAGCAACTGATTCAGCTGTGCCTTGTGCTATGATATTGGAGCTGGCACGTGCCCTGGATAACAAGCTTCAATTAATCAAG ACTGGCTCAACGTCAAGACCAGACCTTTCACTTCAGCTCATTTTTTTTGATGGTGAAGAAGCCTTTGTCCGATGGTCCCCTTCCGATTCCCTCTATGGATCTCAACACTTAGCTCAAAAAATGGTATCTACTCCACATCCACCTGATTCAACAACCACAAATCAGCTGCAGGGCATA gaCTTGCTTGTACTACTGGATTTAATTGGTGCACCAAACCCAGTCTTTCCCAATTATTTTCCTAACACTGTTCGATGGTTTCAGAGGCTGCAAGCAATTG AGCAAAAGCTACACAACATGAATCTGCTGAAGAATCATCTTGTTGAAAGGCAGTATTTCCAGACTACTTTGCATCGAGGCTTGGTTGAAGATGACCATGTTCCATTTTTATTAAGAG GTGTTCCAGTCCTACATCTGATTCCATCCCCTTTTCCTGCAGTATGGCATACCATGGAGGACACAGAAGAAAACCTTGACAAAACCACTATCGACAATCTCAGCAAAATCCTGCAAGTGTTTGTACTGGAGTATCTAAACCTGTGA
- the SLC30A6 gene encoding zinc transporter 6 isoform X3, with the protein MWCSSTNSIALTAYTYLTIFDLFSLVTCLISYWVMMKKPSPVYSFGFERFEVLAVFASTVLAQLGALFILKESAERFLEQPEIHTGRLLVGTFVALFFNLFTMLSIRNKPFAYVSEAASTSWLQEHVADLSRSICGIIPGLSSIFLPRMNPFVLIDIAGALALCITYMLIEINNYFAVDTASAIAIALMTFGTMYPMSVYSGKVLLQTTPPHVIGQLDKLLREVSTLDGVLEVRNEHFWTLGFGTLAGSVHVRIRRDANEQMVLAHVTNRLYTLVSTLTVQIFKDDWIRPTLSSVPIANNILNVSDHHVIPMPSLKAADNLHPVTSTPAKPSSPPPEFSFNTPGKNVSPVILLNTQTRPYGLGFNHGSTPYSTVLNQGFGIPGMGATQGFRTGFTNVPSRYGTNARGQPRP; encoded by the exons ATGTGGTGCAGCTCTACAAACAGCATAG ctttaaCTGCTTACACGTATTTGACAATCTTTGACCTTTTcag tttggtaACATGTCTAATAAGCTACTGGGTAATGATGAAGAAACCTAGCCCAGTCTACTCATTTGG GTTTGAAAGGTTTGAAGTTCTAGCTGTATTTGCATCTACAGTTCTGGCACAGCTTGGTGCTCTTTTTATACTGAAAGAAAG TGCAGAGCGGTTTCTGGAACAACCTGAGATACACAc AGGGCGACTGCTGGTTGGTACTTTCGTGGCTCTCTTTTTCAACTTATTTACAATGCTTTCCATTAGGAATAAGCCTTTTGCTTATGTCTCTGAAG CTGCCAGCACAAGTTGGCTTCAGGAGCATGTTGCAGATCTTAGTAGAAG TATTTGTGGAATCATCCCAGGATTGAGTAGCATCTTTCTGCCACGAATGAACCCTTTTGTCTTGATTGATATTGCTGGAGCTCTAGCTCTTTGCATTACATATATGCTCATTGAAATCAA CAATTATTTTGCTGTAGACACAGCCTCTGCTATAGCAATTGCTTTGATGACATTTGGTACCATGTATCCCATGAGTGTTTACAGTGGGAAAGTACTACTCCAG aCAACCCCACCTCATGTGATTGGCCAGTTAGATAAACTTCTTAGAGAG GTTTCAACTTTGGATGGTGTCTTAGAAGTTCGAAATGAGCATTTCTGGACGTTAGGTTTTGGCACTTTG GCTGGATCAGTACATGTCCGAATTCGGAGAGATGCAAATGAACAAATGGTACTTGCCCATGTCACTAACAGATTATACACGTTGGTCTCTACCTTGACTGttcagattttcaaagatgACTGGATCAGACCTACCTTATCATCTGTGCCTATTGCAAACAATATTCTGAACGTTTCGGATCATCATGTTATTCCAATGCCATCTTTGAAAGCTGCTGATAATTTGCATCCTGTTACATCCACTCCAGCTAAGCCCAGCAGCCCACCgccagaattttcttttaatacaccAGGCAAAAACGTGAGTCCAGTCATCCTTTTAAACACTCAAACGAGGCCCTATGGATTGGGCTTTAATCATGGATCCACACCCTACAGCACTGTACTCAATCAAGGATTTGGAATACCGGGAATGGGAGCAACTCAAGGATTCAGAACTGGTTTTACAAATGTCCCAAGCAGATATGGAACAAACGCTCGTGGTCAACCCCGACCATAA
- the QPCT gene encoding glutaminyl-peptide cyclotransferase isoform X2, giving the protein MAGGEGAAAASRLLGALCLSAVACSQLVRGRETGADWTLEKYSHQPRILQSDAIQKVAANTDVSEMWDNDLRPILIERYSGSPGNYVVRQHIKHRLQRLQAGWEIEEDTFQRYTPYGYQTFSNIISTLDRSAKRHLVLACHYDSKFFGQQWQERVFVGATDSAVPCAMILELARALDNKLQLIKTGSTSRPDLSLQLIFFDGEEAFVRWSPSDSLYGSQHLAQKMDLLVLLDLIGAPNPVFPNYFPNTVRWFQRLQAIEQKLHNMNLLKNHLVERQYFQTTLHRGLVEDDHVPFLLRGVPVLHLIPSPFPAVWHTMEDTEENLDKTTIDNLSKILQVFVLEYLNL; this is encoded by the exons atgGCCGGGGGCGAGGGGGCGGCGGCCGCTTCCCGCCTGCTCGGGGCACTGTGCCTCTCCGCCGTCGCCTGCTCGCAGCTGGTGCGCGGGAGGGAGACCGGAGCGGACTGGACCCTGGAGAAG TATTCACACCAACCAAGAATTTTACAATCTGATGCTATTCAGAAAGTTGCGGCAAACACAGATGTTTCTGAAATGTGGGACAATGATTTGCGCCCTATCCTGATAGAAAGATACTCAGGATCACCAGGAAATTATGTTGTACGACAG caTATCAAGCACCGTCTTCAAAGATTACAGGCTGGTTGGGAAATTGAAGAAGATACCTTTCAGAGATACACACCATATGGAtatcaaacattttcaaatattatcAGTACTCTCGACCGCTCTGCAAAACGCCATCTAGTACTTGCTTGCCACTACGACTCAAAATTCTTTGGACAACAATGGCAGGAGAGAGTGTTTGTAGGAGCAACTGATTCAGCTGTGCCTTGTGCTATGATATTGGAGCTGGCACGTGCCCTGGATAACAAGCTTCAATTAATCAAG ACTGGCTCAACGTCAAGACCAGACCTTTCACTTCAGCTCATTTTTTTTGATGGTGAAGAAGCCTTTGTCCGATGGTCCCCTTCCGATTCCCTCTATGGATCTCAACACTTAGCTCAAAAAATG gaCTTGCTTGTACTACTGGATTTAATTGGTGCACCAAACCCAGTCTTTCCCAATTATTTTCCTAACACTGTTCGATGGTTTCAGAGGCTGCAAGCAATTG AGCAAAAGCTACACAACATGAATCTGCTGAAGAATCATCTTGTTGAAAGGCAGTATTTCCAGACTACTTTGCATCGAGGCTTGGTTGAAGATGACCATGTTCCATTTTTATTAAGAG GTGTTCCAGTCCTACATCTGATTCCATCCCCTTTTCCTGCAGTATGGCATACCATGGAGGACACAGAAGAAAACCTTGACAAAACCACTATCGACAATCTCAGCAAAATCCTGCAAGTGTTTGTACTGGAGTATCTAAACCTGTGA
- the QPCT gene encoding glutaminyl-peptide cyclotransferase isoform X1: MAGGEGAAAASRLLGALCLSAVACSQLVRGRETGADWTLEKYSHQPRILQSDAIQKVAANTDVSEMWDNDLRPILIERYSGSPGNYVVRQHIKHRLQRLQAGWEIEEDTFQRYTPYGYQTFSNIISTLDRSAKRHLVLACHYDSKFFGQQWQERVFVGATDSAVPCAMILELARALDNKLQLIKTGSTSRPDLSLQLIFFDGEEAFVRWSPSDSLYGSQHLAQKMVSTPHPPDSTTTNQLQGIDLLVLLDLIGAPNPVFPNYFPNTVRWFQRLQAIEQKLHNMNLLKNHLVERQYFQTTLHRGLVEDDHVPFLLRGVPVLHLIPSPFPAVWHTMEDTEENLDKTTIDNLSKILQVFVLEYLNL; encoded by the exons atgGCCGGGGGCGAGGGGGCGGCGGCCGCTTCCCGCCTGCTCGGGGCACTGTGCCTCTCCGCCGTCGCCTGCTCGCAGCTGGTGCGCGGGAGGGAGACCGGAGCGGACTGGACCCTGGAGAAG TATTCACACCAACCAAGAATTTTACAATCTGATGCTATTCAGAAAGTTGCGGCAAACACAGATGTTTCTGAAATGTGGGACAATGATTTGCGCCCTATCCTGATAGAAAGATACTCAGGATCACCAGGAAATTATGTTGTACGACAG caTATCAAGCACCGTCTTCAAAGATTACAGGCTGGTTGGGAAATTGAAGAAGATACCTTTCAGAGATACACACCATATGGAtatcaaacattttcaaatattatcAGTACTCTCGACCGCTCTGCAAAACGCCATCTAGTACTTGCTTGCCACTACGACTCAAAATTCTTTGGACAACAATGGCAGGAGAGAGTGTTTGTAGGAGCAACTGATTCAGCTGTGCCTTGTGCTATGATATTGGAGCTGGCACGTGCCCTGGATAACAAGCTTCAATTAATCAAG ACTGGCTCAACGTCAAGACCAGACCTTTCACTTCAGCTCATTTTTTTTGATGGTGAAGAAGCCTTTGTCCGATGGTCCCCTTCCGATTCCCTCTATGGATCTCAACACTTAGCTCAAAAAATGGTATCTACTCCACATCCACCTGATTCAACAACCACAAATCAGCTGCAGGGCATA gaCTTGCTTGTACTACTGGATTTAATTGGTGCACCAAACCCAGTCTTTCCCAATTATTTTCCTAACACTGTTCGATGGTTTCAGAGGCTGCAAGCAATTG AGCAAAAGCTACACAACATGAATCTGCTGAAGAATCATCTTGTTGAAAGGCAGTATTTCCAGACTACTTTGCATCGAGGCTTGGTTGAAGATGACCATGTTCCATTTTTATTAAGAG GTGTTCCAGTCCTACATCTGATTCCATCCCCTTTTCCTGCAGTATGGCATACCATGGAGGACACAGAAGAAAACCTTGACAAAACCACTATCGACAATCTCAGCAAAATCCTGCAAGTGTTTGTACTGGAGTATCTAAACCTGTGA
- the SLC30A6 gene encoding zinc transporter 6 isoform X2 has translation MGTIHLFRKSQRSLVGKLTHEFRLVAADRRSWKILLFGAINLICIGFLLMWCSSTNSIALTAYTYLTIFDLFSLVTCLISYWVMMKKPSPVYSFGFERFEVLAVFASTVLAQLGALFILKESAERFLEQPEIHTGRLLVGTFVALFFNLFTMLSIRNKPFAYVSEAASTSWLQEHVADLSRSICGIIPGLSSIFLPRMNPFVLIDIAGALALCITYMLIEINNYFAVDTASAIAIALMTFGTMYPMSVYSGKVLLQTTPPHVIGQLDKLLREVSTLDGVLEVRNEHFWTLGFGTLAGSVHVRIRRDANEQMVLAHVTNRLYTLVSTLTVQIFKDDWIRPTLSSVPIANNILNVSDHHVIPMPSLKAADNLHPVTSTPAKPSSPPPEFSFNTPGKNVSPVILLNTQTRPYGLGFNHGSTPYSTVLNQGFGIPGMGATQGFRTGFTNVPSRYGTNARGQPRP, from the exons ATG gggacAATACACCTGTTCCGCAAATCACAGAGATCATTGGTTGGAAAGTTAACACATGAGTTTAGGCTGGTTGCAGCAGATAGGAGG TCCTGGAAGATCTTGCTGTTTGGTGCTATAAATTTAATATGTATTGGCTTCCTGCTAATGTGGTGCAGCTCTACAAACAGCATAG ctttaaCTGCTTACACGTATTTGACAATCTTTGACCTTTTcag tttggtaACATGTCTAATAAGCTACTGGGTAATGATGAAGAAACCTAGCCCAGTCTACTCATTTGG GTTTGAAAGGTTTGAAGTTCTAGCTGTATTTGCATCTACAGTTCTGGCACAGCTTGGTGCTCTTTTTATACTGAAAGAAAG TGCAGAGCGGTTTCTGGAACAACCTGAGATACACAc AGGGCGACTGCTGGTTGGTACTTTCGTGGCTCTCTTTTTCAACTTATTTACAATGCTTTCCATTAGGAATAAGCCTTTTGCTTATGTCTCTGAAG CTGCCAGCACAAGTTGGCTTCAGGAGCATGTTGCAGATCTTAGTAGAAG TATTTGTGGAATCATCCCAGGATTGAGTAGCATCTTTCTGCCACGAATGAACCCTTTTGTCTTGATTGATATTGCTGGAGCTCTAGCTCTTTGCATTACATATATGCTCATTGAAATCAA CAATTATTTTGCTGTAGACACAGCCTCTGCTATAGCAATTGCTTTGATGACATTTGGTACCATGTATCCCATGAGTGTTTACAGTGGGAAAGTACTACTCCAG aCAACCCCACCTCATGTGATTGGCCAGTTAGATAAACTTCTTAGAGAG GTTTCAACTTTGGATGGTGTCTTAGAAGTTCGAAATGAGCATTTCTGGACGTTAGGTTTTGGCACTTTG GCTGGATCAGTACATGTCCGAATTCGGAGAGATGCAAATGAACAAATGGTACTTGCCCATGTCACTAACAGATTATACACGTTGGTCTCTACCTTGACTGttcagattttcaaagatgACTGGATCAGACCTACCTTATCATCTGTGCCTATTGCAAACAATATTCTGAACGTTTCGGATCATCATGTTATTCCAATGCCATCTTTGAAAGCTGCTGATAATTTGCATCCTGTTACATCCACTCCAGCTAAGCCCAGCAGCCCACCgccagaattttcttttaatacaccAGGCAAAAACGTGAGTCCAGTCATCCTTTTAAACACTCAAACGAGGCCCTATGGATTGGGCTTTAATCATGGATCCACACCCTACAGCACTGTACTCAATCAAGGATTTGGAATACCGGGAATGGGAGCAACTCAAGGATTCAGAACTGGTTTTACAAATGTCCCAAGCAGATATGGAACAAACGCTCGTGGTCAACCCCGACCATAA